The sequence CCGCTGCAGAGGAACAATGGGCTCTTCAAAGAAGGTGAGGAGTGCACCTCGGTGTCAGTGATGTGCTCTGACACAAAACTGTTGATGATAGATTTTGATGGAGCACAGCTCCCTGTTTCAtcataaacagtgtgtgtgtctgtgcgacGTGATGGCTACAAATAACAGCTAAATCCAAATTTGCACACGTTACACATTTCTTTGTCGGCTTACAGATACAAAGCAAAAACCTCTGTGCTTAGCTTCCCTGACTGTGTGTGAGTTTCAACTTATGAGTAAATTTACAAATTttacaatccaatcagagagcagatgagtttggctgtcggaggggtgTTTTACTGAGCTTCAGGTCCTTCATCACAACGAAGGACAACAGTCTGTGCGTGTCTGAGTTCGGTGATTAGTGTGTCACAGGTTTATGTGCTTGCACAGAGACCTCCAGAGCCTTTTCAACAGCTCTGTGGACCTCAGGGGGAAGGAAGTGTTGTGGAAAGGACACTCTTCACTAGCCGGGAtagttacaaagctttctttcaTTATGAATGAGTTGTTTCctattgaacatttgaacatAATACAACAGAAACTGTTGTAGAGGATATAACGTCAGAGATATACGTGTTTTGAAatgacaaggagcaggtgcatctagtacacgtagagctgctgcaaaaatatGACCCCAAGTGAGTGCAGTGACACCACATCTGTTGTGAATGGGcctttatgctgcgcactgtgactcacagcaatggtccctGGTCAGtcctgactttgtgtttaagTAATACTAACGTAGTAAAGGTATTTCTGACCACTGACATACCAcatagtacaactttggtaagctgcacagcttgatggattgtcagagcattatggCTGCCGTAGTGAAAAGCTTcgtggagtaatctgggtccaaaactccgtcaacttcaggtcccaaagtcaaacgaatactaagagttaaaaacggtctaaattctttcatctttaaaagaatcatcagcgttgctgctttatcgggtgtaacaattaagttttacatcgatgcatccatgaaaacagaatttattaaatttaacagagatagaagttaacaggaagttagctcgctagtttacacctaaacatgacatgttctaagagatttttgaaactaattcaaacgtacagctctgctatcacttccaacataaatgaagacagaaaactaaacagcagtggcctTTGAGGGGTCACTGAAGTTTGACTACCTGATATATAAttttgtgctacgtgattgctagcgacacagctatgttagcataacattagcacagtgaagctggaggatgaacgccaacttctcttccactcgataaaagtgcttcatctctttgctatgactgtcgcctggcataatttgcagatgataatggttgtattaTCATACAGTGACATATGACAGcagccgctgcgatgctttagaccaaaacaggcgcagcttgatgacatcatcaacacgcgctatcgcgatagagcgatatagtcaaaatctctatcgttggccaaatttatattgtttctatcgtatatcgtttctatcgcccacccctacttGTAAGTTGAAACTCACACACAGCCAGGAAACCTGAGCGCAGAGTTTTACACGTAGTTTTTTGCTGTAACCAggccttaacaaaaaaaattgtaactcgtgtaaatattttttacaaacacacaaattctcATCTGCAGATGCACAAACATAAAATGTTCAGATATTTTGGTTTACATGGTTACAAAACTCAGTTCACAACTACATATTTGATTTacaagtagagcagggcgatatgaccaaagatatttatcacgatatacatttgaaaatttgcgataacgatataactgacgatataattgacactagacaaaatactttacaactcaactttattagtgcaaaaaaacaaacaaacccatctatgtattttcacttaaacaagcagctgttttatgtgaattaaagttatataaacatgtaacagtgcaaattcctcgctgacagtttaaccaaaaggcgtttccagtggaaactggccgacatatcctcagcataaccatgtataatatccacaaaacttaaaaagagcttatacacacacaatacagtagcattatgttgaagcacagtacgtatcactccgcgaggctccgcctacgatagccgtaatgctccgacaatccatcaagcggtgcggcttcgtagctcagcaaagtcgtactaaaacattttttgacagatttttgagggccgtgcacataaaatcggttcggtAATAATGACGGCCCGCTTgttctaccaaaaatagtgctttggtgtgtatctgacggatgaaagccaaaccagttccacaccactgaagttgcagcatttttacaaaccaattgtggttcatctgtttcatttaacgatccggtttcgctcttctcattctccgttgccaccatgctttttccgcaatgtgtgtatgaaaacaaaggcactgcgcatccgcgttttacccatattctattgcgatatttcattttcttatcattgcccaacattataatGGTATCATCATGAACTGTATGATgtggcccagccctaatcacACAAAATGTCACAAAGATGGGTCTCACCTTTTTCTCATGAGAGAACAATGTGGTTTAAGGTTGACTATGAATACTTTGCACTCACTGTCTCTACtcctcaatcaatcaatcagaactttattcgccacatgcaagttgccctgcagtgaaatggggacccccccccccccccccccgaccttacatacacaacacagacatcacatggggagaCAGATCAGAGATCAGTAGTATTacggaaaaacacagaaatgtacaATACAATGAGAAAGTCCAAGAGTGATAAAAGAGACCTCTGCTCATGCTGGGCTcctatgggaggacagcatgagaacagaaaacaaacaaacaaaaaataaatctgcatcTGTTTGTTGTTCCAGAAATGTAAAAGACAAAGCAAAGTGAGAACTCAGCGATCTCAGGATGATAAGGCTTCCCCAgcaacaaacaaagacaaatcaCACCCCTGCGAAGAATGTGGAAAGGCTTTTCCCACTGCAAAACGGCTCAGAAACCACCAACGCATCCACTCTGGAGTGAAACCCTTCAACTGTGAGCActgtgaaaaggcttttatcacagcagcagctctaaGAATTCACACACGTATTCACACTGGAGAAAAACCcttcagctgtgaccagtgtcaAAAGACTTTTCGTCACACATCTGCCCTCACGGTACACAAGCGCACCCACACTGGAGAAAAACCATATCCCTGTGATCAATGTGAGAAAGCTTTCCCAGTTTTATGTGCTTTAAAAGAACACCAGAACACCCACACTGGAAGGAGACCGTACTCCTGTGGCCAGTGTGGAAAGTCATTTAATCATATAGCAGCCTTGAAAAGACACCTGcgcatccacactggagagaagcCGTACACCTGTGAGGAGTGTGGCAAGTCCTTCAGTATACTCAACTACCTGAAGGTACATAAGAGAGCTCACACTGGAGAAAAAAGGTTCTGGTGTGATGAGTGTGGGAAAGGattcacaaaacaaaatagtCTCAGAGAACACCAGAACAGCCATGCTGGGAAAAAACAACATTCCTGTGACCAGTGTGGAAAAGCTTTCTGTTGGGCAGCCAGCCTCAAAACACATaagaaaatacatgaaaatgtgAAACAGTACCTGTGTGAGATATGTGGAAAAGCTTTCCTCTTGAAAGGAAATCTAAAGAAACACAGTAAACTTCATACAAGGGAGAAGCGTTACTCTTGTGACCAGTGCGAGGAAGCTTTCACTTCATCAGCTGAGCTCAGAAGGCACCAGCGAGTCCACTTTGGTGATAAAGTATACCGCTGTGATAAGTGTGAGAAAGGATTCACACAGTCCGGCAACCTCAAAATTCATCTACGCACTCACACTGGAGAAAAACCATACAAGTGTACCCAGTGTGAAAGAGCTTATGCCAAAAAACGTAGCTTAGCAGTGCACCTAGTTGCCCACTCTGGAGTGAAACTACATTCCTGTGATGAATGTGGGAAGGAGTTTGCTCATTTAGCATACCTGAAGAGGCATGAGCTCGTTCACAGTGGAGTGAAGGCACACAGCTGTGAGCTGTGTGGAAAGGCTTTTGTCAGCAAGAGTAACTTAAAAAATCATCAACACAGGCATACTGGAGTGAAACCATACAAGTGTGATAAGTGTGGGAAAGCTTTTTCCTCCAAGCAAGTCTTAACTCTCCATCAGCATACCCACTCTGGACTCAAGCCATATCGctgtgacctttgtggaaaaaacTTCAGCCAGAAAGTGACCCTGAAAAGACACAGACGAATGCACACGGGAGAGGATCTGTACTGCTGTGAAGTATGTGGTAGATGTTTTCCTTTGTATTCTGGACTAGAAGCCCACAAAGTTACACACACAGGGGAGAAACCGCATCGCTGTGAACAGTGTGGGAAGGCTTACAGCCATTATCGCAGCCTTATAATCCACAAACGAGACCACACTGGGGAGAGACCAGTCAAATGTGACCAGTGTGGTATGCGTTTTAAAAGTTCCAGCTCTCTGTGGCACCATCGACAGATTCACAAAGGAAAGAAACCAATTAAGTGCCATCACTGTCAGGTATTTGGAATGGATttcaagaaatgttttctgaaatctttttttttcatatcataTTGTTTTAAGTATTTTAGACATTAGACAGTAAGTGCGGAGTCAGTGTGTTAGATGTGAGAAGTAAATACCTCAGATCTCAGACTGTAACTGATTATGCAGCTTTTTGTTAGCTCATTATTCACTGTAATTTATAAACCCAAGATTGTTTTCCTTATAACCTTTGGTAATTGTTTCAGAAATGGAGCAGCACATATGGCTCAAATCCTCGACGCTGTCAGCATTGTGGCAATAAACCATACCGCTGCGTCCAGTGTGGAAACACTTTCAGCCAGCTGTTAACCTTAAGAAGACACCAGAACATGCACACTGGACACAAACTGAACTattgcaaagaatgtgggaaagGCTTCCCAACACTGGGTCTATtaaaatgccacaaaattgTCCACAGTGGGGTTAAAGGTCATGTCTGTGATGTCTGTGAGTCATCATTCACCAACGCAGGTAATCTCCGAAGACACAAACGAATTCACACAGGGGAGAAACCATTCAAGTGTCGACATTGTGAGAAAAGTTTCACATCCTCAGGTCATCGCACGCTTCATGAACGTGGGCACACTGGAGAAAGACCATActcctgtgacgagtgtgggaaaaGCTTCAGACATTCAAGATCTTACCGCATACATCATCTCATCCACACCAAAGAGATAATAATTCCTTGTGAAGTTTGTGGAAAGATATTCAACTCCCTGTCTTCATTTGAGTACCACGAACGTACCCACACTGGGGAGAAACCTTTTAAGTGCAAACACTGTGACAAATCCTTTATTTCAGCATCTATGCGCGCACGACATGCACATGTTCACGACAAAGAGCAACAGTATGACTGTGACCAGTGCGACAAGAGTTTCAGGACTCACAATTCCTACACCATTCACAAGCGCAGCCACATTGCAAATAAGCAGTTTTATTGTTACCAGTGCCCAAAAATATTTGCTTCATCGCGAGGTCTGTGGAAACATCAGGTCAAACATGCTGAGCAGAAATCATTTCCTTCACTGGATAAAAGGAAGTGCCTCGAAGCATCTAGCCAGACTTATGGTCTCAGACTTAAAACCCTCGAGATCAGGCTGCACAGAATAGATATAGATTCCTGAGATTTCAGTTAGTGTCACGTTTTGTGTACTGTCTTAACTTTCAGTACCTTTAAAGTTCGGTAGCAGTACAACAAAGTGGTACATTAGATTATCCATTGTTTGATGACCTTATTGGTCTGCTGtgcagtggtgctagtttctcTATAGGCCCTGAGAAAACCAGTAAAAATGTAGAGTAAAAAAGTGGTTTAGAGATtgaaatgataaaaagaaatattgttAAACACTTAAGCCCCACACCCCCGGTACCGGGGGCAAAAAGGAGGAGATCACGTTTAATCGGTTATAACGCGGGTTGAGAAATATAAGTCCAGACATGTGTGGTATCCACAGAAACCTCAGAATCTCAgctaaaatgtcataaaaaccatttctacaaccaccaaacacacCAAAAACAAGCCGTGATTAAACGAGCAGTTACGTAAATGCGCAGAAGTccgctaaacaaacaaaaccgaaCCAGAAATTCTTCAGACTTCGTGTAACCAGCTAGAGATAGGCTGGTTAGCTTCCAGGGCTATCACTGACTCCACACACCAAGTTTCACCACGATcagaccaaaattcactgaatgaGCCGTAAAAGAagaccacaaaaacacacagcagcgCAATTGCGCTAAGACAAAAATTGGCTTACCGTCCCGATTTCCTCCGTTATTGTAGCTGGTAGCCATGTGAACAGTAGTTACCATACCTACCTAGCCGCATCAGAGCAATTTTCCGTCAACAACCTCCATTTTAGACCCACCTACAGACACGTGACTGAACAGACGCCACATGCTGTAAATTTGGGCCCACGTGGGTTTTGGCATCACAACGTCTGATTGGTTGAAGTGGCGTGAACGTGGCATCGTTACTGTGAATCTATTGGCTCAAACGATTAAAAAGAGGTGTCAATCACGCAAATTCACCAAAAGAAACCGAAGTTACAGCCCCTCAGAGTTTAAAGGGCCAGAGGCCAATCAAACGCTCCAGGCGCGCTGCAGAAAAGGGCCATTGCCATGTAAATGTGTGGTTAATTcttcaaaaaaatttttttttttttaaaaaaaaagcatttttaggcCTGTTAATAAAATTTGTTAATTTCTGCTctttaaaacctaaaaaaatcaACTGGCATGGTGTCCAATTGTGTGCCAAAATTGGACATTTTTGTACAATGTCTGGATATTCATGTCTTGACAGGGCTgtaatttttcactgtttcactctAGAAACATGAATCTTTGCACAGATGATGTTTATATGTTGGTTACTGAATTTCTGGAACCAAATGTGATCTGAGGCATATTTTTCAAAtgctaaaaatttaaaaaatataattaggCGAGGATAAAATCTACttactttttctgtgttccagtcTCAGTAACTTTGACACAGTAATATCTGCTTCaatatttacacctctgatgaaattTCCcaagtgttagctttattttgataccaagATTGTAAGgacagagtttgtaattgccgagaaataatataataattaaatttGGGCATTACATTTTCGAGCAGGAAGCTCAGAAACCCccttggggcttaagaggttaaataAGCAAATTAAATTACCTCCAGGACTGTAAGGGGACTTAAGCCTAAGTGAAAGAAACACTTGGGCCTTTGTTAATGTTTCATGTTCCATTAGCTCAGTCAGTGAAAGTTTAGACAGAATGTTTTGGTTTGGTTAGATTCACACAAGTTCTTATTAgataaaactgttcaaactgGAAACAGTCTGAAAAAATTTACCAGTGCTAGAATTTTTCAAACCAGCAACTGCCAGTCAGTGGAAATGGAGTATTTGCATATGTTTAATACACTTCCTCTGGGTGGTTATAAAAGTTTTAGTTGCAtacttttaatttagttttagtttaccTTTATGTTCTTTGTCAACACTTCCTTTGGATTTTAGCAACATTTGAACATTGCTAAGGGTGATGCAAGCGTGAGTCTCCATAATAATTATTGCCTCAGACAACAGCATTGTGGTTTAGCTGTCAGAAATTGTATTATTTGTGAACCTTTCTTGTTTTGCTACTCAGAATTTGTAAAGAAGATAAGACTTAACCTTTTGTAGGggactgaaaaaaaatgaaaagtattattattattttacttctCTGACTTTTTCTCTCAAGATTTTTGTTTAATAAGTGTGGTTCGTCATCTCGTAAGGCTGTTGAGGAAATTTACTCACCATTTGAATAAAgttctgaatgaaaaaaaatactggtTTGTCAAGTTGTGAAAATTCCActtaattattattaagtaGATCAGAAACAGCTTGTGGCTGGATTATTCCTAAATCTTCAAAaagcatttaagaaaaaatcAACCATGAAATCGTAATTAATAATCACTATTAAACAATATGGGATGGATTATTTACATCTAATTTTACAATCAGATGTAAATAATTTTACATCTGATTGTAAAAGTATTTAAGGGACAGGAAACAATTTGAAAGTTGGGAGAATATTCCTCATCATGCTTGTGGTGTTCCTGGAGGTTCTGTACTTGATCCATAAGGATtcagtatttatttagttatttgtaAAGTATCtgattcacaaatatttgttttttctgggcGATAAGGATCATCCTGTTTGGGAATTGTCCAACTAAAGTGCAGACTCACGTAGATGctgtggaaattgaaagagttCAGCATAGGTTCCTTGGTATAGATGGATATAATAGATGATAACAAAAATAGATGATAAAATAAGATGGAAATCTCATATAAAACATACATAACACAGTTCCAAGAAACATTTCAATATTGAGTAAAGCAAAACACATTCTGCTTTCACTTTATATGAATTATTGTGCAGAGGTTTGGGCCAGTACTTAGAAATGCTCACTATCATCATTGTCCATATAACAAATAATAAGGGCCATAAGGATCATACTGGTTACAGAGATCCATAAATATGTTTACCTCCTGGCGCACGATGTAAACATGTAAAGAAAGGATTTATGATTGGATACGatgtaaacaggaagaaaagggtGATGATTATtggtacaaaaagaaaaaagatggggGGTTACACAGGCTCATGCTTCTCCACATTATTTATTAGGAttattctgttttgctttttttctgttgtggttaattgtgttttttcttttctttgatgtTCTTGTattatttcaacatgttcaaaataaagccacacaaacaaacaaataagcaGTAGATTTATAGTTTTATGTAttacaatatttaatttaatctttctttttttccacatctaGCCACCTATTTATCTTCTACCACTTATCAAGGTCATGGGGGATGCAGTCTCTGCAGGGATGCCCAGGCCCAACTCCTGCTGGAAGAACACCAAGGAGCTCTTTTCAGTGCAGCAGCATGACTTTATTTTGGGTTAACATGAAAAGTGATCACATCTGCTGGGTCAAAAATGTGCAACAGCAGTGTTAATATTTAGTTACATGTCCCTTAGCCATTTTCACTTCAATTAGGCACTTTTGGTAGCCATCCACAAGCTTCTGGTTGAATCTTGGACCACTCCTCTTGACAGAATTGGtgcagttcagttaaatttgatGGCTTTCTGACATCAAATTTAACTGCCCTGgggcgcctctgtcagtgctccccagggcagctgtggctacaatgcagcttaccatcaccagtgtgtgaatggctggatgactgaatgtagtgtaaagcgctttggggtccttggggactaagtaaagcgctatactaATACAGGCCagttaccattttaccattacCATGGACTTGTTTCTTCAGCATTGTCCATGTTTTCAATGGGGTTTAAGTCAGGactttgggaaggccattcGAAAACCCTTATTCTAGCCTGACTTAGCCATTCCTTTACcacttttgatgtgtgtttgggatcattatccTGTTGGAACACGCAACTGTGCCCAAGACCCAACCTTCGAGGTGATGATTTTAGGTTATGTTGAAGAATTTGAAGGTAATCCTCCTCCTTCATTATCCCATTTACTCTCTGTAAAGCACCAGTTCcattggcagcaaaacagccccacagcataatactcccaccaccatgcttgattgTAGGCATGGTGTTCTTGGGGTTAAAGGCCTCACTttttctcctccaaacataTCGCTGGACATTGTGGCCAAAAAGCTCGATTTTTGTttcgtctgaccacagaactttcctccagaaggtcttATCTTTGTCCACGTGATCAGCAGCAAACTTCAGTCGAGCCTTAAGGTGCCGCTTTTGGAGCGAGGGCTTCCTTCTTGCACGGCAGCCTCTCAGTCCATGGAGATGCAAAACACGTATAACTGTGGACAATAACACCTG is a genomic window of Astatotilapia calliptera chromosome 9, fAstCal1.2, whole genome shotgun sequence containing:
- the LOC113029563 gene encoding zinc finger protein 91-like, coding for MGSSKKKCKRQSKVRTQRSQDDKASPATNKDKSHPCEECGKAFPTAKRLRNHQRIHSGVKPFNCEHCEKAFITAAALRIHTRIHTGEKPFSCDQCQKTFRHTSALTVHKRTHTGEKPYPCDQCEKAFPVLCALKEHQNTHTGRRPYSCGQCGKSFNHIAALKRHLRIHTGEKPYTCEECGKSFSILNYLKVHKRAHTGEKRFWCDECGKGFTKQNSLREHQNSHAGKKQHSCDQCGKAFCWAASLKTHKKIHENVKQYLCEICGKAFLLKGNLKKHSKLHTREKRYSCDQCEEAFTSSAELRRHQRVHFGDKVYRCDKCEKGFTQSGNLKIHLRTHTGEKPYKCTQCERAYAKKRSLAVHLVAHSGVKLHSCDECGKEFAHLAYLKRHELVHSGVKAHSCELCGKAFVSKSNLKNHQHRHTGVKPYKCDKCGKAFSSKQVLTLHQHTHSGLKPYRCDLCGKNFSQKVTLKRHRRMHTGEDLYCCEVCGRCFPLYSGLEAHKVTHTGEKPHRCEQCGKAYSHYRSLIIHKRDHTGERPVKCDQCGMRFKSSSSLWHHRQIHKGKKPIKCHHCQKWSSTYGSNPRRCQHCGNKPYRCVQCGNTFSQLLTLRRHQNMHTGHKLNYCKECGKGFPTLGLLKCHKIVHSGVKGHVCDVCESSFTNAGNLRRHKRIHTGEKPFKCRHCEKSFTSSGHRTLHERGHTGERPYSCDECGKSFRHSRSYRIHHLIHTKEIIIPCEVCGKIFNSLSSFEYHERTHTGEKPFKCKHCDKSFISASMRARHAHVHDKEQQYDCDQCDKSFRTHNSYTIHKRSHIANKQFYCYQCPKIFASSRGLWKHQVKHAEQKSFPSLDKRKCLEASSQTYGLRLKTLEIRLHRIDIDS